A single Fibrobacter sp. DNA region contains:
- a CDS encoding FtsQ-type POTRA domain-containing protein gives MSQRDTTLLGRRIGYNERKRKEARVQKVKSGTARVARWFKRGGWALLVAVVAIAVALWHERFYLQRFNPLELRHLQYVEIEGNRMLSWEDVMQNAQVETGMLMSELNADSVASNLMLIPLISSVEVEKRFPSSLFIKLQESSPVLSVLDQGKAKVYSEKGISMPLSMATAMRLPVLDNESLDKVEVIATFLNTMRKMNNALYEDVSQVGWDEENKAVEVFFRDVGYRVLYPASGWQKDDFALYESLGEGFAKDLRCAGEVDMRFHGFAYVRNFDKRCVNG, from the coding sequence TTGAGTCAACGTGATACTACATTGCTTGGCCGCAGAATCGGCTACAACGAGCGCAAACGCAAGGAAGCTCGTGTCCAGAAAGTAAAGTCTGGCACTGCTCGCGTGGCTCGCTGGTTTAAGCGTGGTGGCTGGGCTTTGCTCGTCGCCGTGGTAGCTATCGCTGTGGCCTTGTGGCATGAACGTTTCTATCTCCAGCGCTTCAATCCTCTGGAACTTCGCCACTTGCAGTATGTGGAAATTGAAGGCAACCGTATGCTTTCTTGGGAAGATGTGATGCAGAATGCCCAGGTGGAAACTGGCATGCTCATGTCTGAACTGAATGCAGACTCCGTCGCTTCCAACTTGATGCTGATTCCGTTGATCAGTTCTGTGGAAGTGGAAAAGAGATTCCCGTCCTCCTTGTTTATCAAGTTGCAGGAATCTTCTCCGGTGCTTTCTGTTCTTGATCAGGGTAAGGCCAAGGTTTATTCCGAAAAGGGAATTTCCATGCCGCTTTCCATGGCAACGGCCATGCGCTTGCCGGTTTTGGACAATGAATCCTTGGATAAGGTTGAAGTCATTGCGACCTTCCTGAATACCATGAGGAAGATGAACAACGCTTTGTACGAAGATGTGTCCCAGGTGGGTTGGGATGAAGAGAACAAGGCTGTAGAAGTGTTTTTTAGAGATGTTGGATATCGTGTTCTTTATCCGGCATCGGGTTGGCAGAAAGACGACTTCGCCCTGTATGAATCTTTGGGTGAAGGCTTTGCCAAGGACCTGCGTTGCGCAGGGGAGGTGGACATGAGATTTCATGGCTTTGCCTATGTAAGGAATTTTGATAAGAGGTGCGTCAATGGATGA
- the murC gene encoding UDP-N-acetylmuramate--L-alanine ligase: MQINDCKRVRRLHFVGIGGAGMSGIAEVLHANGFIVSGSDMSESAVVDYLRGLGIRVDPKHDAKNVEDADLVVYSSAVPHDNPELMEARNRRIPVIKRAEMLGELMRMKYTLSIAGTHGKTTTTSIVGQIWEEAGLDPTIIVGGVVKGHGSGAKVGKGNYLIAESDEFDRSFLSMMPSSAIITNIDADHLDTYENIEDIKDAFVQFANKIPFYGQIILCLDDSNVQQILARLKKPVITYGFSRQAKYRVDNLRFEKGFPVFEILNDGVSLGEFRLQIPGRHNVLNATAAVALAVEEGISADIARKAVAAFEGVKRRFEFIGEKNGVMVFDDYAHHPTEATATLLGFRDAFPDKRIIVAFQPHLFTRTRDQHEAFGSAFANCDVLLATDIYPAREKPIEGVTGALVADSATARGHRDARFIGDQMNLLPILKKELREGDVVVLMGAGSIYKLGEIILEECV; the protein is encoded by the coding sequence ATGCAGATTAATGATTGCAAACGTGTTCGCCGCCTGCATTTCGTAGGTATCGGTGGTGCCGGCATGTCCGGTATCGCTGAAGTGCTTCACGCTAATGGCTTTATTGTTAGCGGTTCCGACATGAGCGAAAGCGCTGTCGTGGACTACCTCAGAGGTTTGGGCATTCGTGTTGACCCTAAGCACGATGCAAAGAATGTTGAAGATGCTGATCTGGTTGTTTACTCTTCTGCAGTTCCTCATGATAATCCGGAATTGATGGAAGCTCGCAACCGCCGCATTCCTGTCATCAAGCGCGCAGAAATGCTGGGTGAATTGATGCGTATGAAGTATACGCTCTCTATCGCTGGTACTCACGGCAAGACCACCACCACTTCTATCGTTGGCCAGATTTGGGAAGAAGCTGGCTTGGATCCCACCATTATCGTTGGCGGTGTGGTGAAGGGTCATGGCAGTGGCGCCAAGGTGGGTAAGGGCAATTACCTCATTGCTGAATCCGACGAATTTGACCGTAGCTTCCTTTCCATGATGCCGTCTTCTGCAATCATTACCAACATTGACGCAGACCATCTGGATACCTACGAAAATATCGAAGACATCAAGGATGCTTTCGTACAGTTTGCAAATAAGATTCCGTTCTACGGTCAGATTATTCTCTGCCTGGATGATTCCAATGTGCAGCAGATTTTGGCCCGTTTGAAGAAGCCTGTGATTACTTACGGTTTCTCCCGTCAGGCAAAGTACCGCGTGGACAACCTCCGTTTCGAAAAGGGTTTCCCGGTATTTGAAATTTTGAACGATGGAGTTAGCCTCGGTGAATTCCGCCTCCAGATTCCTGGCCGTCACAATGTGCTGAATGCAACAGCTGCTGTGGCCTTGGCTGTGGAAGAAGGTATTTCTGCCGATATTGCCCGCAAGGCAGTGGCAGCCTTCGAAGGTGTGAAGCGCCGCTTTGAATTTATCGGTGAAAAGAATGGTGTGATGGTCTTTGATGACTATGCTCATCATCCGACTGAAGCAACTGCAACTTTGCTTGGCTTCCGCGATGCATTCCCGGACAAGCGAATCATCGTTGCTTTCCAGCCTCATCTTTTCACTCGTACCCGCGACCAGCACGAAGCTTTTGGTAGTGCATTTGCCAACTGCGACGTTCTGCTTGCAACCGATATTTATCCCGCCCGTGAAAAGCCCATCGAAGGTGTTACCGGAGCCCTGGTTGCTGACAGCGCCACCGCCCGCGGCCATCGCGATGCCCGTTTCATTGGCGACCAGATGAACTTGCTCCCCATTTTGAAGAAGGAACTTCGCGAAGGTGATGTGGTTGTTCTCATGGGCGCAGGTAGCATCTACAAGCTTGGTGAAATAATTCTCGAGGAATGCGTCTAG
- the murG gene encoding undecaprenyldiphospho-muramoylpentapeptide beta-N-acetylglucosaminyltransferase codes for MKKFLFVCGGTGGHIFPAVAIADSLKKMGVTDITFAGRKGSMEERLVAKNWPYEYISAEPLHRGPFLKNLALPFKLTKSLVRAKSVIKKVSPDVVVATGGYVSLPIVLAAGSMGIPVYLQEQNAVAGIANKVGSRYAKTIFVTSEEAGKSFPIEKIRILGNPVRELPTEDSLARPAEFAAGKKAVFIVGGSQGAAGINNKIEESIKAITAREDVSVVWQVGVKNVDAINARLGEMPNVAVRGFLDGIYSYMKHADLIISRAGASALAEILAFGKPSILLPFPHATANHQEHNARVVEKAGAALVELDAEENHLWEKVETLLADEKRLADMATAAKTLGMPDAADQIAKIILDKENA; via the coding sequence ATGAAGAAGTTTCTTTTCGTATGCGGTGGTACCGGTGGTCACATTTTCCCGGCAGTAGCTATTGCCGATAGCCTGAAGAAGATGGGCGTGACCGACATTACTTTTGCTGGCCGTAAGGGTTCTATGGAAGAACGCCTGGTTGCAAAGAACTGGCCCTATGAATACATCTCTGCCGAACCGCTTCACCGTGGTCCGTTCCTTAAGAATTTGGCTTTGCCCTTCAAACTGACCAAGTCTCTCGTTCGCGCCAAGAGCGTTATCAAGAAGGTGAGCCCGGATGTTGTCGTAGCTACCGGTGGTTACGTTTCTTTGCCGATCGTTCTTGCCGCAGGTTCCATGGGTATTCCTGTTTATCTGCAGGAACAGAATGCTGTTGCAGGTATTGCTAACAAGGTCGGCTCCCGTTATGCAAAGACCATCTTCGTGACTTCTGAAGAAGCAGGCAAGTCTTTCCCCATCGAAAAGATTCGCATCCTGGGCAACCCGGTTCGCGAATTGCCGACCGAAGACTCCTTGGCTCGTCCGGCTGAATTTGCCGCAGGCAAGAAGGCTGTGTTTATCGTTGGTGGCTCTCAGGGTGCTGCAGGCATCAACAACAAGATTGAAGAAAGCATCAAGGCTATTACCGCCCGTGAAGACGTATCTGTGGTCTGGCAGGTGGGTGTAAAGAACGTTGACGCTATCAACGCTCGCCTCGGTGAAATGCCCAATGTTGCTGTTCGCGGCTTTCTTGATGGCATCTACTCTTATATGAAGCATGCAGACTTGATCATCAGCCGCGCTGGTGCATCTGCTCTTGCTGAAATTTTGGCTTTCGGTAAGCCGTCTATCTTGCTCCCGTTCCCTCATGCAACTGCAAACCATCAGGAACATAACGCACGTGTTGTGGAAAAGGCTGGTGCAGCTCTCGTTGAACTGGATGCTGAAGAAAATCATTTGTGGGAAAAGGTGGAAACACTTCTGGCCGACGAAAAGCGTTTGGCCGACATGGCTACTGCAGCAAAGACTTTGGGTATGCCTGATGCTGCCGACCAGATTGCAAAAATTATCCTGGATAAGGAGAATGCATAA
- a CDS encoding putative lipid II flippase FtsW: MNKILLVVTLLLICFGVAEVYTASAPFAVANGRPAEFYMMAHLKKAIVGIGLILFFGRVVDYRHWRWLGRIAFGVGVVLTIAALVSGHGVKGANRWILGIQPSEIMKLGMLVLLCEKLSLAGDNIKSLKCSVIQPAIPVGITVVLLMLQPNYSMMLIILIIVGCVMLTAGVNLKYMGYALAAMVPVLLFKLLSSTHSRARILAFFAGDGEMTASNWQVDHALQALGNGGWFGTGFGQGVQKLGYLPEAHKDVVYAVVGEEFGFVGTMAVLVLFTLLFAQGFKIAQNSSTRFGKYLALALTLSIFMNFAIHICVCIDLGPTTGQPLPFLSFGGTNLIYSSVVIGILLNISRPNSGRLIKEPFSSRASLESSVLRNFEFTRSGV; the protein is encoded by the coding sequence ATGAACAAGATCCTCCTGGTAGTGACCTTGTTGCTGATCTGCTTTGGTGTAGCAGAGGTGTATACCGCCTCCGCTCCCTTTGCTGTCGCCAATGGCCGTCCTGCAGAATTTTACATGATGGCTCACCTTAAGAAAGCTATCGTCGGTATCGGACTTATTTTGTTCTTTGGTCGCGTCGTTGATTATAGGCATTGGCGCTGGCTGGGACGCATTGCATTTGGTGTTGGTGTTGTCTTGACAATTGCCGCACTTGTGTCCGGTCATGGCGTGAAGGGCGCTAATCGTTGGATTTTGGGCATCCAGCCTTCTGAAATTATGAAACTCGGAATGCTGGTGCTGCTGTGCGAAAAGCTTTCCTTGGCTGGTGACAATATCAAGAGCTTGAAGTGCTCTGTTATCCAGCCGGCAATTCCCGTGGGTATTACAGTTGTGCTTTTGATGCTTCAGCCGAACTATTCCATGATGCTCATCATCTTGATCATTGTGGGTTGCGTTATGCTGACTGCTGGCGTGAATTTGAAGTATATGGGCTATGCTCTTGCCGCCATGGTTCCGGTGCTGCTGTTTAAGCTGTTGTCCTCAACTCATTCTCGTGCACGAATTCTTGCATTCTTTGCTGGTGATGGCGAAATGACTGCTTCTAACTGGCAAGTGGATCATGCTTTGCAGGCTCTCGGAAACGGTGGCTGGTTTGGCACTGGTTTCGGTCAGGGCGTTCAGAAACTTGGTTACCTGCCGGAAGCTCACAAAGACGTGGTTTATGCTGTGGTTGGTGAAGAATTTGGATTTGTGGGAACGATGGCTGTTCTGGTGTTGTTTACCCTCCTGTTTGCACAGGGTTTCAAGATTGCTCAGAACTCCTCCACCCGCTTTGGAAAATACTTGGCCTTGGCCTTGACTCTTTCCATCTTTATGAATTTCGCAATCCACATTTGCGTTTGTATCGATCTTGGACCGACGACAGGCCAGCCTCTGCCCTTCCTGAGCTTTGGAGGAACAAACCTGATTTATTCCTCTGTCGTCATTGGAATCTTGCTGAACATTTCTCGTCCGAACTCTGGAAGATTGATTAAGGAACCTTTCTCCAGCAGAGCTTCACTTGAAAGCAGCGTACTTAGGAATTTTGAATTTACAAGGAGTGGCGTATGA
- a CDS encoding UDP-N-acetylmuramoyl-tripeptide--D-alanyl-D-alanine ligase has product MFKLDLTIKEMLEILETTAVGVNGRTQNRKVNLCMDSREAAKGVVFWPIKGARFDAHQFVPQMEKDGALMSVVNQDAAGIETFKMYAPVDDTTKALLKLAKGYQRKFNVKKVAITGSNGKTTTKGMTQAVLSAKYNTHATAGNFNNHIGVPMTLFQLKHSHEAAVIEMGTSGPDEIRPLSLATEPDVAVITNIGASHLERLGDLDGVFAEKKTITAGLKKGGVLIVNADDPRLCKCRTNSSYKVVTFGIKRGIYKPEKLSYNEDNCATFYIGRTKFSLNVPGIHNVYNALAAIAVGEAFKISKTEIAKALATFRSTNMRMELKKANGFQIVSDCYNANPSSTKMALQTIGNMKVNRRIAILGDMLELGKLTDELHVQMGELVPEMDFDMLFTVGEKAKLYVKGAKSKGMKKAFHFNTVQELIDSLTEVVAEGDVLLVKGSRGMHMEQVVDAMLRLTSVKA; this is encoded by the coding sequence ATGTTTAAGCTTGACTTGACAATTAAGGAAATGCTTGAAATCCTGGAGACCACCGCGGTGGGCGTCAATGGACGTACCCAGAACCGCAAGGTGAATCTTTGCATGGATTCTCGAGAAGCCGCCAAGGGCGTAGTCTTTTGGCCGATTAAGGGCGCACGTTTTGATGCCCACCAGTTTGTACCTCAGATGGAAAAGGATGGAGCGCTGATGAGCGTTGTAAATCAGGATGCCGCAGGCATTGAAACCTTCAAGATGTATGCACCGGTAGACGATACTACCAAGGCTCTGTTGAAACTCGCTAAGGGTTATCAGCGTAAGTTCAACGTGAAGAAGGTTGCCATTACCGGATCCAACGGCAAGACGACAACCAAGGGCATGACCCAGGCTGTTCTTTCTGCCAAGTACAATACCCACGCTACTGCAGGTAACTTCAATAACCACATTGGCGTTCCCATGACCTTGTTCCAGCTGAAGCATTCTCACGAAGCTGCTGTTATTGAAATGGGTACCAGCGGTCCTGATGAAATTCGTCCGCTGTCCTTGGCTACCGAACCCGATGTTGCTGTGATTACCAACATTGGCGCAAGCCACTTGGAACGCCTTGGCGACTTGGATGGTGTTTTTGCTGAAAAGAAGACCATTACTGCAGGCCTCAAGAAGGGTGGCGTTCTCATTGTGAATGCTGATGATCCTCGTCTTTGCAAGTGCCGCACCAATTCCAGCTACAAGGTGGTGACTTTCGGTATCAAGCGCGGTATCTACAAACCGGAAAAGTTGTCCTATAACGAAGACAACTGCGCTACCTTCTACATTGGCCGTACCAAGTTCAGTCTGAACGTTCCTGGTATCCATAACGTCTACAATGCTTTGGCAGCAATCGCTGTGGGCGAAGCTTTCAAGATCTCCAAGACCGAAATTGCCAAGGCTTTGGCAACCTTCCGTTCTACTAATATGCGTATGGAATTGAAGAAGGCCAACGGTTTCCAGATTGTTTCTGACTGCTACAATGCAAATCCGTCTTCTACCAAGATGGCTCTGCAGACCATTGGTAACATGAAGGTCAATCGCCGTATCGCTATTCTCGGCGATATGCTTGAATTGGGTAAGTTGACCGATGAACTCCATGTTCAGATGGGTGAACTTGTTCCTGAAATGGATTTCGACATGCTTTTCACTGTTGGCGAAAAGGCGAAACTCTACGTGAAGGGTGCAAAGTCCAAGGGCATGAAGAAGGCTTTCCATTTTAATACTGTACAAGAACTTATCGACAGTTTGACCGAAGTTGTTGCTGAAGGTGATGTCCTCCTGGTGAAGGGCAGCCGCGGCATGCACATGGAGCAGGTTGTTGATGCAATGCTTCGTCTCACTTCTGTAAAGGCTTAA
- a CDS encoding UDP-N-acetylmuramoyl-L-alanyl-D-glutamate--2,6-diaminopimelate ligase: MLSDTLMKNLNVQGLCDDSRRVKANDLFFSIPAEGADVFARNAIAAGAVAVVAETIAPEGLTSKWIQVSDVRVARLEAAKIFYKDPFAKLACHAITGTNGKTTSAFLMDAMLTAAGHKVALLGTIKNKVGDVSVPANLTTPGLLDLFAFAAKAVEVGCTDLVMEASSHALHQGRVAGISYRSGLFSNLTQDHLDYHKTMEAYFEAKKLLFTKYQAADGVSVINVDDEHGAKLCEELKAAGRKVVGVSRLSSEKADVKPAGVVENTEDGLKFDLAGFGADAHFETALCGDFNVDNVMLVLSWAKAVGISKSAMDKALAEVRVPGRFEKVWNKNGVHVVVDYAHTPDALERVLMTARSLCRGKLSTVFGCGGDRDKTKRPIMGAIAEKLADKAWLTSDNPRTENPTDIINDVRAGMKTDKFEVVENRAEAIARACAELKDGDWLVVAGKGHEDYQIIGKTKHHFDDHEEVVKAMANV; encoded by the coding sequence ATGCTGTCTGATACTTTGATGAAGAACTTGAATGTTCAAGGTTTGTGCGACGATTCCCGCCGCGTGAAGGCAAACGATTTGTTCTTCTCGATTCCTGCTGAAGGAGCCGATGTTTTCGCCCGTAATGCAATTGCTGCGGGTGCTGTGGCCGTCGTTGCCGAAACTATCGCTCCCGAAGGATTGACTTCCAAGTGGATTCAGGTTTCCGATGTTCGCGTAGCCCGTCTTGAAGCAGCAAAGATTTTCTATAAGGATCCTTTTGCAAAGCTTGCTTGCCATGCAATTACTGGCACAAACGGCAAGACCACCAGCGCCTTCCTCATGGATGCAATGCTTACTGCTGCAGGTCATAAGGTCGCTCTTCTCGGTACCATCAAGAACAAGGTGGGCGATGTTTCCGTTCCTGCCAACTTGACCACCCCGGGTCTTTTGGATTTGTTCGCTTTTGCTGCAAAGGCTGTGGAAGTAGGTTGCACCGACTTGGTGATGGAAGCTTCTTCTCATGCACTGCACCAGGGCCGTGTAGCTGGCATCAGCTATCGTAGCGGTTTGTTCAGCAATCTGACCCAGGATCATCTGGATTACCACAAGACCATGGAAGCCTACTTTGAAGCAAAGAAGCTGCTTTTCACAAAGTACCAGGCTGCTGATGGCGTTTCCGTTATCAACGTGGATGACGAACATGGTGCAAAGCTTTGCGAAGAATTGAAAGCTGCTGGCCGTAAGGTTGTGGGTGTTTCTCGCCTTTCTTCTGAAAAGGCTGATGTGAAGCCCGCTGGTGTTGTTGAAAATACCGAAGATGGCTTGAAGTTTGACTTGGCTGGCTTTGGCGCTGACGCTCATTTTGAAACCGCTCTCTGTGGCGACTTCAATGTAGATAACGTGATGCTGGTCCTTTCCTGGGCAAAGGCTGTGGGTATTTCCAAGTCAGCCATGGATAAGGCTCTGGCAGAAGTTCGTGTTCCGGGTCGTTTTGAAAAGGTCTGGAACAAGAACGGTGTCCATGTGGTTGTGGACTATGCTCATACTCCGGATGCATTGGAACGAGTCTTGATGACTGCTCGTTCTCTCTGCCGCGGCAAGCTCTCCACCGTGTTCGGCTGTGGTGGCGACCGTGACAAGACCAAGCGACCCATTATGGGTGCTATCGCAGAAAAGCTGGCTGACAAGGCTTGGCTCACCTCTGATAATCCTCGTACCGAAAATCCCACCGACATCATTAACGATGTCCGTGCCGGTATGAAGACCGATAAGTTTGAAGTTGTTGAAAACCGTGCCGAAGCTATCGCTCGCGCCTGCGCTGAGCTCAAGGATGGCGACTGGCTGGTTGTTGCCGGTAAGGGTCATGAAGACTACCAGATCATCGGCAAGACAAAGCATCATTTTGACGACCACGAGGAAGTGGTGAAGGCAATGGCAAATGTTTAA
- a CDS encoding PASTA domain-containing protein has product MKLINYINPLFIIKILVYCIICVIALQTFLIQVPNREVYQAETKTMVTRTKNIYAERGQIMDRNGVVFADNLRDSVKTEDFTRVFLQGKLASQIVGKVGYNGVGSMGMERIFDLRLRGSEGFRVSIQDAKSREIYGRSENVAEAEPGKNLVLTIDRNMQEIVEKELKAGVNEFKATSASAVVVDPYTGEVLAMASYPTFDPNSKKQGVGSMAKNDIVAMSYEPGSTFKVITAAAALENGVVSPDSVFENEGKCWKWSEKSEKICDTHVYGDMDMAEAMVQSSNIVYGKIADKVGAEKLYLMARNFGFGMRTSDAFYGEESGKILQPYELSRDDRTLKTMGFGHALMATPIQLVMAYSAVANGGKLMEPMIVKEWRDSKGNLVEKKEPVEVRRVISEKTAASIRQMLHRVVNNGTAKKVMSKKIPDVVFGGKTGTAEKYNQETHKYDRDHQVASFIGLAPVENVRYVCMVLVDDPQTAQKHGGNTAGPIFRRIMEAVYYHPQLSPASYGLEVVDAKSRCKGDYVGMKSDAAKALAASRNCPVQFEGEGNRVISERRDRSDSLGITLMLGEMTAGKMPDLKGLSLKDALEIAGNIRMNVEYTGKGRVVAQSPKADEELRKGQICKLTLKERS; this is encoded by the coding sequence ATGAAATTGATCAATTACATTAATCCCCTGTTCATCATCAAGATTCTGGTGTACTGCATTATCTGCGTGATTGCCTTGCAGACATTCCTTATCCAGGTTCCGAACCGCGAGGTTTACCAGGCTGAAACCAAGACCATGGTGACCCGCACCAAGAACATCTATGCAGAACGCGGCCAGATCATGGATCGCAATGGAGTTGTCTTTGCTGACAATCTCCGTGATTCCGTAAAGACCGAAGATTTTACCCGCGTATTCCTGCAGGGCAAACTTGCTTCCCAGATTGTGGGCAAGGTTGGCTATAATGGCGTGGGTAGCATGGGCATGGAACGTATTTTCGACTTGCGTCTCCGAGGTAGTGAAGGTTTCCGCGTCAGCATTCAAGATGCCAAGAGTCGCGAAATCTACGGCCGTTCTGAAAACGTTGCTGAAGCTGAGCCGGGCAAGAACCTTGTCTTGACAATCGACCGCAATATGCAGGAAATTGTTGAAAAGGAACTGAAGGCTGGCGTTAACGAATTCAAGGCAACAAGCGCAAGCGCCGTGGTTGTGGATCCTTATACTGGTGAAGTTCTTGCCATGGCAAGCTATCCCACTTTCGATCCCAACTCCAAAAAGCAGGGCGTTGGTAGCATGGCCAAGAACGATATTGTGGCAATGTCCTACGAACCAGGCTCCACTTTCAAGGTGATTACCGCTGCCGCTGCCTTGGAAAATGGTGTTGTTTCTCCAGATTCTGTTTTTGAAAACGAAGGCAAGTGCTGGAAGTGGAGCGAAAAGTCTGAAAAGATTTGCGATACCCACGTTTACGGTGACATGGATATGGCTGAAGCCATGGTTCAGTCTTCCAATATTGTCTACGGCAAGATTGCAGACAAGGTTGGTGCAGAAAAGCTTTATCTCATGGCTCGTAACTTTGGCTTTGGTATGAGAACTTCCGACGCTTTCTATGGTGAAGAATCAGGCAAGATTCTCCAGCCCTACGAATTGAGCCGTGATGATCGTACCTTGAAAACCATGGGCTTTGGCCACGCATTGATGGCTACTCCGATCCAGTTGGTGATGGCCTATTCCGCTGTTGCCAATGGCGGTAAGCTGATGGAACCCATGATTGTGAAGGAATGGCGTGATTCCAAGGGCAACCTGGTTGAAAAGAAGGAACCTGTGGAAGTTCGTCGAGTGATTTCTGAAAAGACTGCCGCAAGTATTCGCCAGATGCTTCACCGTGTTGTGAACAACGGTACTGCAAAGAAGGTGATGAGCAAGAAGATTCCGGATGTGGTCTTTGGTGGAAAGACTGGTACTGCTGAAAAGTACAACCAGGAAACCCACAAGTATGACCGCGATCATCAGGTGGCTTCCTTCATTGGTCTCGCTCCTGTTGAAAATGTTCGCTATGTCTGCATGGTTCTGGTGGATGATCCACAAACCGCGCAGAAACACGGTGGTAATACCGCTGGCCCGATTTTCCGTCGCATCATGGAAGCCGTTTATTATCATCCGCAGCTTTCTCCTGCATCCTACGGCTTGGAAGTTGTGGATGCCAAGAGCCGTTGCAAGGGTGATTATGTGGGTATGAAGTCCGACGCTGCCAAGGCCTTGGCCGCTTCCAGAAATTGCCCGGTTCAGTTTGAAGGTGAAGGCAACCGCGTTATTTCCGAACGCAGGGACAGAAGTGATTCCCTCGGAATCACCTTGATGCTTGGCGAAATGACTGCGGGCAAGATGCCGGATCTTAAGGGTCTTTCCTTGAAGGATGCTCTGGAAATTGCCGGAAACATCCGTATGAATGTGGAATATACAGGCAAGGGTCGCGTTGTTGCCCAATCCCCGAAAGCCGATGAAGAATTACGTAAAGGGCAGATTTGCAAACTGACGTTGAAGGAGAGGAGCTAA
- the rsmH gene encoding 16S rRNA (cytosine(1402)-N(4))-methyltransferase RsmH — protein sequence MSKSDPQVKSLQTSEILNSAGGVVRSCTDAATAGVENGVFYHDPVMLKQCLEGLRLESGSELNKSGEILADGTFVDCTLGGGGHSYAIATRLSAAGTLHAFDRDDDAVKFATKRLAGVAPQFIVHPVPFSELGNEISADAVDGVLYDLGISSHQVDDSSRGFTFVGNNPLDLRMDRREEVSAQEWLRAVSADDLAEALRKNADMDRAFKLATRIIEIAAETSREGRDILPSDIKVAVEAVFPDKRRDANSLMARVFQAVRMEVNGELRQIETSIRSAVDCLKVGGRLVVMSYHSVEDRCVKDVCAEFEKACICPEHLPVCMCGGNHQRLKKVNRKPILPSDNEVAVNSRARSAKLRVYERV from the coding sequence ATGTCCAAAAGTGATCCCCAAGTAAAATCCCTGCAGACTAGTGAAATTTTGAATAGCGCCGGCGGCGTTGTTCGCTCCTGTACCGATGCCGCAACAGCTGGTGTCGAAAATGGTGTCTTCTATCACGATCCTGTGATGCTCAAGCAGTGCCTGGAAGGCCTCCGTCTTGAAAGCGGTTCTGAACTGAACAAGTCTGGTGAAATTCTCGCTGACGGAACCTTCGTTGACTGCACCCTCGGTGGTGGCGGCCATTCCTATGCTATTGCAACCCGTCTTTCCGCAGCAGGCACGTTGCATGCCTTCGACCGCGACGATGACGCAGTGAAGTTTGCCACCAAGCGTCTTGCTGGTGTTGCTCCTCAGTTTATTGTCCATCCGGTTCCGTTCAGTGAACTGGGTAACGAAATTTCTGCCGACGCTGTAGACGGTGTCCTTTACGATCTTGGAATCAGCAGCCATCAGGTTGATGATTCCTCTCGCGGTTTTACCTTCGTAGGTAACAATCCGCTGGATCTCCGCATGGATCGCCGTGAAGAAGTTTCTGCCCAGGAATGGCTCCGTGCCGTAAGCGCCGACGACCTTGCCGAAGCTCTCCGCAAGAACGCCGACATGGACCGTGCATTTAAGCTTGCTACCCGCATTATTGAAATTGCTGCAGAAACATCTCGCGAAGGTCGCGACATTCTGCCTAGCGATATCAAGGTTGCCGTAGAAGCAGTCTTCCCGGATAAGCGCCGTGATGCCAACAGCCTTATGGCCCGTGTGTTCCAGGCTGTCCGTATGGAAGTGAATGGCGAACTCCGCCAGATTGAAACTAGCATCCGTTCTGCAGTGGATTGCCTTAAGGTGGGCGGTCGTCTGGTGGTCATGAGCTACCACTCTGTGGAAGACCGTTGCGTCAAGGATGTTTGTGCAGAATTTGAAAAGGCTTGTATTTGCCCGGAACACTTGCCTGTATGCATGTGCGGTGGCAATCATCAGCGCCTCAAGAAGGTGAACCGTAAGCCGATTCTTCCTTCTGATAATGAAGTTGCCGTCAACAGCAGGGCTCGCTCTGCGAAACTTAGGGTATACGAACGGGTATGA
- a CDS encoding MraZ family transcriptional regulator, whose amino-acid sequence MNDKPKRFRGQAKSAIDGKGRCAFPREFRRQLTEEDGTEFMLTYWADGKLRLFVMSEYDKFMDELDQYPDLEKAEQFRLSLQSSTVELDGQNRILLPKDKIQYAGLTSGVTFVEYRGKSLELWSTERYEAKVSSLRGDAMDEFNKMCMTGFSRGLNVQK is encoded by the coding sequence ATGAACGATAAACCGAAACGTTTTAGAGGTCAGGCCAAATCGGCTATCGACGGAAAGGGAAGGTGCGCCTTCCCTCGGGAATTCCGTCGTCAATTGACCGAAGAAGACGGGACGGAATTCATGCTGACATATTGGGCCGACGGCAAACTCCGCCTGTTTGTTATGTCAGAATATGACAAGTTCATGGACGAGTTGGATCAATACCCCGACCTCGAAAAAGCAGAACAATTCCGTCTGTCTCTCCAGTCTTCCACAGTGGAACTGGATGGACAGAACCGCATTTTACTCCCTAAGGATAAAATCCAGTATGCTGGACTTACTAGTGGTGTAACTTTCGTTGAGTACCGCGGCAAGTCCCTGGAATTGTGGAGCACAGAAAGATACGAAGCCAAGGTTTCTTCTCTCAGAGGAGATGCTATGGATGAGTTCAATAAGATGTGCATGACTGGCTTTTCGAGGGGATTGAATGTCCAAAAGTGA